CTGGAGGTGTTGGAGAAATCCGAGACAAAAGTTGAAGATGAAATATTAGGTGAGTGGCAGCCTTCAGCATTTACAAAGACCCCCAGTTAATCTGCAAGAATACCTGTGCTGAACTATACGTTTTGTAACGACGTGTTTGAAGAGTGGGtagttgcaaaaaaaaagtttgctgtccttttttattgtgtgaaaGAGAGTCACATTAACAGAAACTGTGTTGGGAAGTTTGCCCTTGTGTTGTCACTGTGCTATTGTTAGACACACGGCACCTTTCACAGCAAGATTTACATAAAAGGGGACACTTAAAATTTCCACTCTGTTAATTGACTCCATCGCAACACTCACCAATATGAATGTAACCTTTTACAAAAAGTACGACGTCTGCGTTATTCACGGTCTGTCCTGATCAATACGCACCATTTGACAGCTGGAGATCCTTTACCGATTGATACTGTACTGAACTGTTTGGGACACCTCTAGCGAAACGGTCATGACATTTAGAGAAAGAGATCAGACATtctctgatgttgttgtttgcctatgcgtgtgtgtgtgtgtgtgtgtgtgtgtgtgtgttgagcagAAAACCTGGCTAAGCTGTTCAGTATGATGGACCAGAACTCCCCAGAGAGAGTAGCGTTTGTGTCCAGAGCCTTGAAATGGTCCACAGGAGGATCCGGCAAGTTGGGTCACCCAAAACTacaccagctgctggctgtcaCCTTGTGGAAAGGTAATCAATACATGACTGCGTTTATAAACTGTAGAGGGTAATAACAAAGTTATGATGAATTTAAAATCAAGGGTAACGCACTAAGGAGGCATAGGATGTGAATCACAACACTTGTTTTCACTGTAATCCCACACACCAGCAGCTGAAGTCAATACATGAGTTGTGTCTGTTTGATGTATGTTTGTGAGCCGGGGCTGAAGGGAAAAGCAAGATGGGCTGATCAGTAGGAGAGCGGTTtgtgagtaaacactaaaataaggtgGAGTTGGAacgattatttatttttagttggaTGTTATTTGGACAGAAACCAAGAAACCtggagcacttttttttttttgttttgtgagagTCAAATTACAAGTTACAGTCAAATTTACATGAAGGAAAATTTACACAATGTTTACGTATGCAGGGAAATCAGAATCATTCAAGGAAACGGCTATTACCTCTAAGTAAATCTCCAGGGAAGCATCTCAGCCTCCGTAATACTGGACTAATTCTTCCATCTGTCTCGCGGAGACGTAGCTGCTGTGCAAAGGGTGTGTCTTGGCCTTAACGTTAATGTGAAAGCTGCCCTGGCCCTGCTTGAAAGTTAATATCGTATCCATTAAAATATTGCAATTTTCTTGTGTCCAGAGCAAAACTACAGTGAGTCTCGTTACCACTTCCTGCATTCGTCTGACGGGGAGGGCTGTGCGCAGATGCTGGTGGAGTATTCGGCGTCACGAGGCTTCCGCAGCGAGGTCGACATGTTTGTGGCGCAGGCCGTCCTACAGTAAGTGAAACGTAACCTGGGAATGAGCGCAGCCTGTACATAtaatctgaatgttttattaGATTTGAGGTGTAGTAATAACAGTCTGTACGTGCAGTGGAGAAACTGGTATCGACGCTACCTCCTCCAGCATGTTGGCCTGCAGTCAGATCCATTTACCGCCCGTCAGCAGTTTCTTTAAAAAGCATCTttgatctgtctctctgtctaccgtctctctctctctcttccttcatcTTCTGTGTCACACTTTCTGTCATGCTTTCTTCACCACCGTCTCCTTTTGTCTTCATCCTCCCTTCCTTTTCTATTTCTGTCCGTCCCTCCCCTCCTGAACCTCCACCCTCCAGGTTCCTCTgcttaaagaacaaaaacagcgCTTCCGTGGTGTTCAGCACATACACAGAGAAACACCCGTCCATAGAGAAGGGCCCTCCCTTTGTCCAGCCTCTACTAAACTTTATCTGGTTTCTGCTGCTGGCAGTGGATGGGTAAGGacaaatcttttatttaatacttatataaatgtattgaaTTTGTTATGACCTCAGTGTCATATAACTACGTCTTTACTGTATATCTGTACGGACTCCTTCAGTGCTCTGTCCTGAGCATGTAATAAGCTCAATAAGCAGCATTACATCACTTCTTACTCTCTTATCTCCTGTAGTACATTACAGCATTAACTCATGTTTGTGTGCGATAAACAGATTGAGGATATTAATAACCAGTATCTTATAtcctgtgtttgtcttcagggGTAAATTAACAGTTTTCACAGTGTTATGTGAGCAATATCAACCTTCCCTGAAGAGGGACCCCATGTATAATGAGGTGAGGTGTTTGACTCTTCACTCTTCCCATGAGTCATGTGTTACTATCATTATTTACTTATTTGTGTTAATGCACTCAAAAATATTGCAGCGtctcatttaaatttttaaataatgtcttattcgtgttctctctctctctccctcatcctTCGGACATCTTCCTGGCTCCTCAGTATCTCGACAGAATAGGACAGCTTTTCTTTGGAGTTCCACCCAAACAATCCCCATCATACGGTGGACTGCTAGGTGAGTGGATTGATGCTTCAGTTGAGCAGATGTTAAggattatttactttattttggttcccaaacttttttctgTCAGCCTCCCTTACCCCCAACCGCAAAATGGGTCATgtcttatttgttttgaatgaattgcattataataaacaaactctataaagatttgtttttctttctaaaataaGTACATATCACACGGATCAAAGTTCTCCGTCACTACGATGGATTTCCGTCATTTAGAGTTCACAGAGGTCGTTTATGAGATCAATGTAGATCCGAGGAGAAAAACAATGTGCAAAGGTGTTTTTATTGGTAGATTGTAGAGAAACAtccaaaataatttaaactgaTGGTTCATCATCAAGTGTGAGAATGCTGAAGAATTAAGTAAAAAAAGCTAAGACGGTGGCTGAGATTTATGAgccattattatattattcaaaataaactaaaagtaTAGTTATTACagaacaatttttttttgttgataaatGAGATACTGAGAACGGTTGGAATATTCAGAACGGTGTAAAATGATGattcccctgtttccagtctgagATTAGTGTTCTCAACTATCTTTCGACTTCCTCCTGCAGGAAACCTGCTGAACAGCCTGATGGGTTCAGGCGAGGAGGATGATGGGGCTGAAGAAGCTCAGGAGGACAGCAGCCCCATAGAGCTGGACTGAGCCTGCACCGGGACAAAGAGAAcaaacgaacacacacacatacacacacaaaaaaaagaggaagaccACGCCGCCTCCCTCCTTCAACCTCCACAACGAGGGCGGGGCGAGGCGCCGGTCTGTGTTTTCAGAGCCGTgctttttccaaaaaaaattcCCCTTTCCCCATCCAGTCTAAAATCAGAGCAAGTATCAAGCCGCCAAAAAAACACCCCTCTCAGCACTGCCGGGATTGACTGCGCCAAACTGCAAACTCTCCCCGTATTGAATAATTGTaagattatattattttattttaatcattaattttgTTAGTTTGGGACTGTCTGTTAAGGGTGTATGATTTTAAAACCTAACAAACTGCCCTCTCCCTGTGAAAACCTGCTCCCAAGAGATGGGAACGGTTGGAGTGTCCCAGTGGAGAGGACAGCATTACATGTGAAATCTCTTCATAATGTTGTTGATTACATTATAAGAGGATTTAGTCAACTCACTACTATTATCTTTTGTTTGCCGGGCAGCCGCACAGAGTTCTATCAGAGCCGTCAGTGTTGCTCTTTTTGGCACT
The nucleotide sequence above comes from Larimichthys crocea isolate SSNF chromosome XVI, L_crocea_2.0, whole genome shotgun sequence. Encoded proteins:
- the get4 gene encoding Golgi to ER traffic protein 4 homolog, which translates into the protein MSEPESLRCSSARNRGGVQRVEGKLRASVEKGDYYEAHQMYRTLFFRYMSQAKHAEARELMYNGALLFFSYNQQNSAADLSMLVLEVLEKSETKVEDEILENLAKLFSMMDQNSPERVAFVSRALKWSTGGSGKLGHPKLHQLLAVTLWKEQNYSESRYHFLHSSDGEGCAQMLVEYSASRGFRSEVDMFVAQAVLQFLCLKNKNSASVVFSTYTEKHPSIEKGPPFVQPLLNFIWFLLLAVDGGKLTVFTVLCEQYQPSLKRDPMYNEYLDRIGQLFFGVPPKQSPSYGGLLGNLLNSLMGSGEEDDGAEEAQEDSSPIELD